A genome region from Pseudanabaena sp. Chao 1811 includes the following:
- a CDS encoding PAS domain-containing hybrid sensor histidine kinase/response regulator, producing the protein MYISKKIVYGYAIALSMTFLGSTSGFLLGNYYHQEALQKNQATVQERRFIDALKISILNNRPTQKASPKINSLEEFHQESSKLLGNVQKVLTLLESHHSSGKSSRIVGLNSLLNEYEGLVRKFQQDTTKRIGQLESLAKSPKTLGVAESRLEQIFEAEDFAQFLNFSERLVPYIEVLEQQEIDVDIALNQAKVLRIQIVIVSLLLSVMIAALFTRYISHMIALEQAINYQKLQDQLLQLEKSEAALQKSEAHYRALIDAIPDLIMRINRDGVYLEFVASPNFPVIGNLDKIVGTFISETLPASAAQKRMEFIQLALETNSIQIYEQDLSIDGKAQIEEVRIVPYGKNEVVALVRNISDQKAALYERQKAELALAESESQSRAVLSAIPDLMFRVGADGIYREFFAPSRDFAMLAHDIDITGLSMASVLPAELADRQLYYLHQALDTGNLQIYEQQLRIGDRLQYEEVRVVKSGEDEVLFMVRDISDRKQAEIALQQSELTNRVIVETMPDLLIKMDLQGNYLQMSGGRNVQVKEPCRTSEQSEVYSILSPEMAEQRLDYARKAIASNSLQIYEQVFDFDGQLLHEEVRIAPLNQQEVLIIIRDITDRKRAEQQLQQLNQELEAKVEERTAALQQTNEELIRATRLKDEFLANMSHELRTPLNAILGMAEGLQEHTYGAVNERQIKALQTIERSGLHLLELINEVLDLAKIEAGQIELNCAPVIIKNLVQSSLLFIKQQAAKKNIQLEIQLPLHLPELFVDERRVRQVLINLLNNAVKFTPEGGSITLKAQPIDLVPDSSDRIPQTFIQIAVMDTGIGISSENINRLFQPFVQIDSALNRRYEGTGLGLVLVKRIVELHGGKVEITSELGIGSCVTIELPCVTYFRSPPIVRESSISETALVPTTNPQGINQVPLVLLAEDNEANIYSVSNYLEADGYRVLIAKNGLEAIALSQTHQPDLILMDIQMPELDGLEATKQIRSNPNLENIPIIAMTALAMTGDREKCLEAGANEYLAKPVRLKVLSQKIQALLDV; encoded by the coding sequence ATGTATATAAGCAAAAAAATAGTTTATGGATATGCGATCGCCCTAAGTATGACTTTCTTAGGTTCGACGAGTGGTTTTTTGCTGGGAAATTATTATCATCAAGAAGCACTACAAAAAAACCAAGCCACGGTGCAAGAACGGCGGTTTATTGATGCACTCAAAATCAGTATTTTAAATAATCGCCCTACACAAAAAGCATCACCAAAAATCAATAGTCTAGAGGAATTCCATCAAGAAAGTAGCAAATTATTGGGGAATGTTCAAAAAGTGCTTACGCTTTTGGAAAGCCATCACTCTTCAGGAAAAAGTTCAAGAATAGTAGGACTAAATTCTCTCCTAAATGAGTATGAGGGATTAGTTAGAAAGTTTCAACAAGATACAACAAAGCGCATTGGACAACTAGAATCGCTTGCTAAATCACCCAAAACTTTAGGAGTAGCGGAATCGCGTTTAGAACAAATATTTGAGGCTGAAGATTTTGCCCAATTTCTTAATTTCTCTGAGCGTCTAGTTCCCTATATAGAAGTATTAGAGCAGCAGGAAATAGATGTTGACATTGCGCTAAACCAAGCGAAAGTACTGCGTATTCAGATAGTAATCGTGAGTTTGCTCTTGTCCGTCATGATCGCAGCATTATTTACCAGATATATCAGTCATATGATCGCCCTTGAGCAAGCAATTAATTATCAGAAATTGCAAGATCAATTATTGCAGTTAGAGAAATCAGAGGCAGCCTTACAAAAAAGTGAAGCCCATTATCGCGCTTTAATTGATGCCATTCCTGACTTAATCATGCGGATTAATCGGGATGGTGTTTACCTCGAATTTGTTGCCAGTCCCAATTTCCCTGTGATCGGGAATTTAGATAAAATCGTAGGAACTTTTATTTCTGAGACTCTGCCAGCTAGCGCAGCCCAAAAACGGATGGAATTTATCCAGCTAGCGCTAGAAACAAATTCTATCCAGATTTATGAGCAGGATTTATCGATTGATGGCAAGGCTCAGATTGAGGAGGTTCGCATTGTCCCCTATGGAAAGAATGAGGTTGTGGCACTGGTGCGCAATATTAGTGACCAGAAAGCTGCTCTCTATGAACGCCAAAAAGCAGAACTCGCATTAGCTGAGAGCGAATCCCAAAGTCGAGCTGTATTATCGGCTATTCCTGATCTGATGTTTCGTGTGGGAGCTGATGGAATTTATCGGGAGTTTTTTGCGCCATCCCGTGATTTTGCGATGCTTGCGCATGATATCGACATTACAGGTTTGTCGATGGCTAGCGTTTTACCTGCCGAGCTTGCCGATCGCCAGCTTTACTATTTGCACCAAGCCCTAGACACAGGTAACTTACAAATCTACGAACAACAATTAAGAATTGGCGATCGCCTGCAATATGAGGAGGTTAGAGTCGTCAAAAGTGGTGAAGATGAAGTCCTATTTATGGTGCGTGACATTAGCGATCGCAAACAGGCAGAAATCGCTCTTCAGCAAAGTGAATTAACGAATCGAGTCATTGTAGAAACAATGCCTGATCTATTGATCAAAATGGACTTGCAAGGGAATTATCTTCAGATGTCAGGAGGCAGAAATGTGCAGGTTAAAGAGCCATGCCGCACATCTGAGCAATCGGAAGTCTACAGTATTTTGTCGCCTGAGATGGCGGAACAGCGTCTTGATTATGCAAGAAAAGCGATCGCTAGCAATAGTTTACAGATCTATGAGCAGGTCTTTGATTTTGATGGGCAACTGCTCCATGAAGAAGTGCGCATCGCTCCTCTCAATCAACAGGAAGTCCTAATTATTATTCGGGATATCACTGATCGTAAACGCGCTGAGCAACAACTCCAACAGCTCAACCAAGAGCTAGAAGCCAAAGTAGAGGAGCGCACAGCCGCATTACAACAAACCAATGAAGAACTCATTCGCGCCACTCGCCTTAAGGATGAATTTCTCGCCAATATGAGCCATGAACTGCGTACTCCCCTCAATGCTATTCTCGGCATGGCGGAAGGGCTACAGGAGCATACCTATGGCGCAGTGAATGAGCGACAGATCAAGGCTTTACAGACTATTGAGCGGAGTGGACTGCATTTGCTCGAGTTAATCAATGAAGTTCTGGATTTAGCCAAAATTGAAGCAGGGCAGATCGAACTGAATTGCGCTCCAGTCATAATCAAAAATCTTGTCCAATCCAGTTTGCTGTTTATCAAACAACAGGCTGCAAAAAAGAATATCCAGTTAGAGATCCAACTACCGCTACACTTACCCGAACTCTTTGTTGATGAACGGCGCGTTCGACAGGTTTTAATTAACTTACTTAACAATGCGGTCAAATTTACACCAGAGGGAGGTTCCATTACCCTCAAAGCGCAACCTATCGATCTCGTTCCAGATTCGAGTGACCGCATCCCCCAAACATTCATCCAAATTGCTGTAATGGATACAGGTATTGGCATTTCGTCAGAGAATATTAACAGGCTATTTCAACCCTTTGTGCAAATTGATAGCGCCCTAAATCGTCGCTATGAAGGCACAGGATTGGGACTGGTTTTAGTCAAGCGGATTGTCGAACTTCATGGAGGCAAGGTCGAGATCACTAGCGAACTGGGTATAGGTAGTTGTGTCACTATTGAGTTACCCTGTGTGACTTATTTTCGATCCCCTCCAATAGTAAGGGAGTCATCCATCTCTGAAACCGCCTTAGTTCCTACCACTAACCCACAGGGTATCAATCAAGTTCCTCTTGTTTTATTGGCGGAGGACAATGAAGCTAATATTTATAGTGTATCTAACTACTTAGAAGCCGATGGCTATCGGGTACTCATTGCCAAAAATGGATTGGAGGCGATCGCCCTATCGCAAACCCATCAGCCTGACTTAATTTTGATGGATATTCAAATGCCTGAACTAGATGGACTCGAGGCAACCAAGCAAATCCGCAGCAATCCAAATTTAGAGAATATTCCGATCATCGCGATGACGGCTTTAGCGATGACAGGCGATCGCGAGAAATGTCTAGAGGCAGGTGCTAATGAATATCTAGCTAAGCCTGTACGCCTAAAAGTTTTATCCCAAAAAATTCAAGCCTTGTTAGATGTATAA
- a CDS encoding PAS domain S-box protein, translating to MSNVSHLPPQDLQSAIARNFLTITSEQSVKAAITMMGEMGESCVLVVQRSESECADLTRQDLMGIVTERDIIHVSLQGISLDQISVLTVMSQPVITISEEKLDDLQSVILLFQQHHIQHLPVLDGDRVVGMLDKNRLTDVLAQSFFDCREISKIALSRQASDLQSSTLAAAAPIAIFKFDEMFHCTYVNDRWSEMTGRPKESALGHGWMDSLHPDDRDALLAQWSQDYARSNLNDRVIVHSEGRHLRPDGSSNWFYVQVVQEIDTDNTVVGYVGTLTDITSRKQAEIALQKSEQRYRALMDGASDAIFLSDIQGYGITANQQAEILLGYSREEIKNLHMSLIHPPEFIESVREHFTQIAQNDLATSLETLVVRKDGSLIPVDITARTIDLEDERVVQAIFRDISDRKQMESELAKSEAKFRRLVEGANDLIWSADQDGVFTYLSPQFKEIFGLDPSEWIGKSMVGLVHSEDLPSLDEYIQNARTGQKSNKAEFRHLHQNGSYIWVKVNTTSIFDSEGIVIGYQGVLTDISDRKNSEEALRLSEEMFRSAFDSTAIGMSLASAEGKFLKVNAAICNFLGYSETELLQLSFQNVTHPDDLPKSVELARKLIAGEIENASFEKRYYTKQGRVVWGFVSISIVRDAHARLLYLVAQIQDISDRKQTEIQLQNLSARLELAIQSAQMGIWEWDVIHNNLVWDARMCELYGIDPKDFSGADAWLNGMYPEDIPIALEDSRQALAGEKEYNSEFRVVLPDGSLRFLKAHAIIQRNEQNEPLRMIGVNYDITKRKQSEMKLRESELRFRRVFESSVVGMLFADFQGHIIEANDRFLEMIGYTREELLSDLIHWDDLTPVEHASNDLLAMEHLKKHGVINPWEKEYYRKDGSRVAVLIGAALLPDTKDQTICIVMDISDRKQAEKILAQYTAEVEDLYNNAPCGYHSLDPNGRYIRVNETELQWLGYQREEMIGQPLIKFFTEDSCQDFFRNYQVFLEQGAIKNAEYDMICKNGSILPVMISATAVKDEHGNYLYNRATIVDIRDRKQAELALKESQRFIQQIADASPNILYLYDIQDQRNVYTNREIVSILGYSPEEVQAMGVNFTLELLHPDDLQVALPNYYERIRAAKDGEIIDTEYRMKHANGEWLWLYSRDSVFSRDAEGKVKQTIGTAQDITDRKQLEQSQNRLRAMLEAATDYILIADLTGRTIWINTALKKLRELSDEQVPQQMPIDYHPQWVVDLLEQQAVPTAIAKGSWIGETALLDTEDREIPVSQLLIAHKSPQGEVEFFSTIMRDMRVQKEYEQKLEKTNAELLRATQLKDEFLATMSHELRTPLNAILGMTESLQEQVFGSMNKQQIQALQTVESSGNHLLELINDILDVAKIEAGQIELKYTPVVISDLCQSSLAFIRQKAIQKRIQIEVEIPPLSSEILVDERRIRQVLINLLNNAVKFTPQGGQVTLAVNTQEDQVNAESDAWLQFSITDTGIGISPEKISKLFQPFVQIDSALNRKYTGTGLGLALAKRIVELHGGSIQVTSEVDRGSCFEFVIPYNKAQLKSTTEVYPQTDLDIVEIIPKLAPVILVVEDNEANINTISNYLEAKGYHLLLARDGLEAIAMVTKHHPNLILMDIQMPVMDGLEATKQIRRDPNLANIPIIALTALAMSGDREKCLEAGANDYITKPVKLKQLHTLIQQLLA from the coding sequence ATGAGCAATGTAAGTCACTTACCCCCCCAAGATTTACAGTCTGCGATCGCCCGTAATTTCTTGACGATTACATCCGAGCAGTCTGTGAAAGCTGCGATCACCATGATGGGGGAAATGGGGGAAAGTTGTGTATTGGTGGTGCAGCGTAGTGAGTCAGAATGCGCTGACCTCACTCGTCAGGACTTGATGGGGATTGTGACTGAACGAGATATTATTCACGTCAGTCTTCAGGGTATTTCCTTAGATCAAATATCAGTGCTGACGGTGATGAGTCAGCCAGTCATTACCATCTCAGAAGAGAAATTAGATGATTTGCAATCTGTAATCCTGTTATTTCAGCAGCATCACATTCAGCATTTACCTGTACTAGATGGCGATCGCGTGGTGGGAATGTTAGACAAAAATCGACTCACCGATGTCCTAGCCCAGAGCTTTTTTGATTGTAGGGAGATTAGCAAGATAGCATTATCTAGACAGGCAAGTGATCTCCAGTCCTCAACCTTAGCTGCTGCTGCTCCAATTGCTATTTTTAAATTTGATGAAATGTTTCACTGTACCTATGTCAATGATCGTTGGAGTGAAATGACTGGTCGCCCCAAAGAATCCGCTTTAGGGCATGGATGGATGGACTCTTTGCATCCTGATGATCGTGATGCTTTACTTGCTCAATGGAGTCAAGACTATGCTCGATCTAATCTCAATGATCGCGTAATTGTGCATAGTGAGGGGAGACATCTACGACCAGACGGCAGTTCTAACTGGTTTTATGTGCAAGTTGTGCAGGAAATTGATACTGATAATACTGTAGTTGGCTATGTTGGCACATTAACAGATATCACATCGCGCAAACAGGCTGAGATTGCTCTCCAAAAAAGTGAACAACGCTACCGTGCTCTGATGGATGGTGCTAGTGATGCAATTTTTTTATCGGATATTCAAGGTTATGGCATTACCGCAAATCAACAGGCAGAGATTCTCTTAGGCTACAGCCGTGAGGAAATCAAAAATCTGCATATGTCCCTGATTCATCCACCTGAATTTATCGAATCTGTAAGAGAACATTTTACGCAAATTGCCCAAAATGACCTAGCAACTAGTCTCGAAACTCTAGTAGTTCGGAAAGATGGCAGTCTAATTCCTGTCGATATCACAGCTAGAACCATTGATCTAGAAGATGAGCGAGTAGTGCAAGCAATTTTTAGGGATATTAGCGATCGCAAACAGATGGAGTCCGAGCTAGCTAAGAGTGAAGCAAAATTTCGGCGCTTGGTGGAGGGGGCAAATGACTTAATTTGGTCTGCGGATCAAGATGGCGTATTTACTTATCTATCGCCACAATTCAAAGAAATCTTTGGTTTGGATCCTAGTGAATGGATTGGGAAGTCAATGGTTGGGCTTGTACATTCAGAGGATCTTCCATCGCTAGATGAGTATATCCAAAATGCTAGAACTGGCCAGAAATCAAATAAAGCTGAGTTTCGTCATCTTCATCAAAATGGTTCCTATATATGGGTAAAAGTCAATACTACATCCATTTTTGATTCTGAAGGGATCGTGATTGGTTATCAAGGTGTTTTGACAGATATTAGCGATCGCAAAAATTCTGAGGAAGCCCTTCGATTAAGTGAAGAGATGTTCCGTAGTGCCTTTGACAGTACAGCTATTGGGATGTCCTTAGCATCTGCTGAAGGGAAATTTCTCAAAGTCAATGCCGCAATTTGTAATTTTTTGGGGTACAGCGAAACTGAACTGCTGCAATTGTCATTTCAGAATGTAACCCATCCTGACGACTTACCCAAAAGTGTAGAACTGGCAAGAAAATTAATTGCAGGTGAAATTGAGAATGCTTCCTTTGAAAAGCGATATTACACTAAGCAAGGACGGGTCGTTTGGGGATTTGTCAGTATCTCAATAGTAAGGGATGCCCATGCACGCCTACTCTACCTAGTAGCGCAGATTCAAGATATTAGCGATCGCAAGCAAACAGAAATTCAACTTCAAAATTTATCTGCTCGCTTGGAGTTGGCAATTCAATCAGCCCAAATGGGGATTTGGGAATGGGATGTCATCCATAATAATCTCGTTTGGGATGCTCGCATGTGCGAACTATATGGGATTGATCCTAAGGACTTTTCAGGTGCAGACGCATGGCTCAATGGTATGTATCCTGAAGATATCCCAATCGCCTTAGAGGATTCGCGGCAAGCCTTAGCGGGTGAAAAAGAATATAACTCTGAATTTCGAGTTGTCTTACCCGATGGCAGCCTTCGCTTTCTCAAAGCCCATGCGATTATTCAGCGTAATGAGCAAAATGAGCCTCTACGCATGATTGGGGTCAATTACGATATTACCAAACGAAAACAATCAGAGATGAAGTTGCGAGAAAGTGAACTCCGCTTCCGTCGCGTATTTGAATCTAGTGTAGTGGGGATGTTATTTGCTGATTTTCAGGGGCATATTATCGAAGCAAATGATCGCTTCTTAGAAATGATCGGTTATACAAGGGAGGAATTACTCTCAGATCTAATTCATTGGGACGATCTCACTCCTGTTGAACATGCTTCTAATGATTTATTAGCAATGGAGCATCTCAAAAAACATGGTGTGATCAATCCTTGGGAAAAGGAATATTATCGTAAGGATGGTAGCCGCGTTGCGGTGCTGATAGGTGCGGCTCTCCTTCCTGATACAAAAGACCAAACTATTTGTATCGTTATGGATATTAGCGATCGCAAACAGGCGGAAAAAATCTTAGCGCAATATACCGCTGAAGTAGAAGATCTCTACAATAATGCTCCCTGTGGCTACCATTCACTCGATCCCAATGGTAGATATATCCGTGTCAATGAGACAGAGTTACAGTGGTTAGGATATCAACGAGAAGAAATGATTGGGCAGCCTCTGATTAAATTCTTTACAGAAGATAGTTGTCAAGATTTCTTTAGGAATTATCAGGTTTTTCTAGAACAGGGAGCGATCAAAAACGCCGAATATGACATGATTTGCAAGAATGGGTCGATTCTGCCCGTCATGATTAGTGCAACTGCCGTTAAAGACGAGCATGGTAACTACTTATATAATCGGGCAACGATAGTGGATATCCGCGATCGCAAACAGGCAGAATTAGCTCTCAAGGAAAGTCAGCGCTTTATTCAACAAATTGCCGATGCCTCACCGAATATTCTTTATCTATATGATATTCAAGACCAGCGCAATGTTTATACGAATCGCGAAATTGTTTCGATCCTAGGCTACTCTCCCGAAGAAGTGCAAGCGATGGGAGTAAATTTTACCCTAGAATTACTTCATCCTGACGATTTGCAAGTTGCTCTACCTAATTACTACGAAAGAATCAGAGCAGCTAAGGATGGCGAAATTATTGATACAGAATATCGGATGAAACATGCCAATGGGGAGTGGCTTTGGCTTTATAGCCGTGATTCAGTCTTTAGTCGTGATGCTGAGGGTAAAGTCAAACAAACTATTGGTACAGCTCAGGATATTACAGACCGCAAACAACTAGAACAGTCACAAAATCGCTTGCGTGCCATGCTAGAAGCCGCAACAGATTACATTCTCATTGCTGACTTGACAGGGAGAACCATTTGGATTAACACTGCACTCAAAAAACTTCGAGAACTTAGCGATGAGCAAGTACCGCAACAAATGCCAATAGATTATCATCCTCAATGGGTAGTTGATTTGCTAGAGCAGCAAGCCGTACCTACAGCGATCGCCAAAGGTAGCTGGATAGGAGAAACAGCATTACTGGATACTGAGGATCGAGAAATTCCTGTATCTCAGTTACTAATTGCTCATAAATCGCCTCAAGGTGAGGTGGAGTTTTTCTCTACGATTATGCGTGATATGCGTGTGCAAAAAGAATATGAGCAGAAACTAGAGAAAACTAATGCCGAACTACTCCGTGCCACTCAGCTTAAAGATGAATTTTTAGCCACTATGAGCCATGAACTCCGCACTCCCCTAAATGCAATTTTGGGAATGACGGAAAGTTTACAAGAACAAGTATTTGGCTCAATGAATAAACAGCAAATCCAAGCATTACAGACTGTTGAAAGTAGCGGTAATCATCTGCTGGAATTAATTAATGATATTCTCGATGTCGCTAAAATTGAAGCAGGACAGATCGAGCTAAAATATACCCCAGTTGTCATTAGCGATCTTTGTCAGTCTAGTTTGGCTTTTATTAGGCAGAAAGCTATCCAAAAACGGATTCAGATAGAAGTTGAAATTCCTCCCCTATCCTCTGAAATCTTAGTTGATGAAAGACGAATTCGCCAAGTGTTAATCAACTTACTTAATAATGCTGTGAAATTTACTCCTCAAGGTGGGCAGGTTACCTTAGCAGTAAATACACAGGAAGATCAAGTAAATGCTGAGTCAGATGCTTGGCTTCAATTTTCTATAACTGATACAGGCATTGGTATTTCCCCTGAAAAAATTTCTAAACTGTTTCAACCATTTGTCCAAATTGACAGTGCTCTCAACCGTAAATATACAGGAACAGGATTAGGACTTGCCCTAGCTAAACGAATTGTAGAACTTCATGGAGGTAGCATACAGGTAACTAGTGAAGTGGATCGGGGTAGTTGCTTTGAATTTGTTATTCCCTATAATAAAGCCCAATTAAAATCTACAACCGAAGTATATCCTCAAACTGATTTAGATATTGTGGAAATAATACCAAAATTAGCACCAGTAATTTTAGTGGTAGAGGATAATGAGGCTAATATCAATACTATTTCTAATTATCTTGAAGCTAAGGGTTATCATTTACTGTTAGCTAGAGATGGGCTAGAAGCGATCGCTATGGTCACAAAACATCATCCCAACTTAATTTTAATGGATATTCAAATGCCAGTGATGGATGGGCTAGAAGCAACTAAGCAAATTCGTCGAGATCCTAATCTAGCAAATATTCCGATTATTGCGCTGACAGCTCTAGCTATGTCGGGCGATCGCGAAAAATGTCTAGAAGCAGGAGCCAATGATTACATTACAAAACCAGTAAAATTAAAACAATTGCACACATTAATTCAGCAACTATTAGCGTAA
- the thiC gene encoding phosphomethylpyrimidine synthase ThiC produces MTVGLKLNSAPTRRGEYRGTQMHCARQGIITEEMQYVAWRENLPVELVRAEVARGRAIIPANKNHTNLEPMGIGIAFRCKVNANIGASPNSSNIDEEVAKLHLSVKYGADTVMDLSTGGGDLDVIRTAIINASPVPIGTVPIYQALESVHGRMENLTADDFLHIIEKHAEQGVDYQTIHAGILIEHLPLVKNRLTGIVSRGGGILARWMLHHHKQNPLYTHFNDIIEIFKKHDVSFSLGDSLRPGCLHDASDAAQLAELKTLGQLTRRAWEHDIQVMVEGPGHVPMDQIEFNVRKQMEECSEAPFYVLGPLVTDIAPGYDHITSAIGAAMAGWYGTAMLCYVTPKEHLGLPNAEDVRNGLIAYKIAAHAADIARHRPNARDRDDELSTARYNFDWNKQFELSLDPERAKEYHDETLPADIYKTAEFCSMCGPKFCPMQEKVDAEAITELEKFLAKEPVTTA; encoded by the coding sequence ATGACAGTTGGACTAAAGCTTAACTCTGCACCCACAAGGCGCGGGGAATATCGCGGTACGCAAATGCACTGCGCTCGTCAAGGCATCATCACTGAAGAGATGCAATATGTAGCATGGCGTGAAAATCTTCCCGTCGAATTAGTACGTGCTGAGGTTGCTAGAGGTCGGGCAATTATTCCCGCTAACAAGAACCACACCAATCTCGAACCCATGGGAATTGGCATTGCCTTCCGATGTAAGGTCAATGCCAATATTGGCGCATCCCCTAACTCTTCTAATATTGACGAAGAAGTTGCCAAGCTGCATCTATCGGTCAAGTATGGCGCTGATACCGTGATGGACTTGTCCACAGGTGGTGGTGATTTGGATGTGATTCGGACTGCGATTATTAATGCTTCACCAGTTCCCATCGGTACAGTTCCCATTTACCAAGCGCTCGAAAGTGTGCATGGCAGAATGGAAAACCTCACAGCCGACGACTTCCTTCATATCATTGAGAAGCACGCTGAGCAGGGTGTAGACTATCAAACCATTCACGCAGGAATTTTGATCGAGCATCTGCCTCTGGTAAAGAATCGCCTGACAGGTATTGTGTCCCGTGGTGGTGGTATTCTGGCGCGATGGATGTTGCATCATCACAAGCAAAATCCTCTCTATACCCATTTCAATGACATCATCGAAATCTTCAAGAAGCATGATGTTTCTTTTAGCTTAGGAGATTCGCTGCGCCCCGGATGTTTACATGACGCATCTGATGCTGCTCAGCTTGCAGAGTTGAAAACCCTCGGACAGCTAACTCGTCGTGCTTGGGAGCATGATATTCAAGTCATGGTGGAAGGCCCGGGACATGTGCCAATGGATCAGATCGAGTTCAATGTGCGTAAGCAAATGGAAGAATGCTCCGAAGCTCCTTTCTATGTGCTTGGTCCTCTGGTTACTGACATTGCCCCTGGTTATGATCACATCACATCGGCGATCGGTGCAGCGATGGCAGGTTGGTATGGTACTGCCATGCTTTGCTATGTCACACCGAAGGAACACCTTGGTTTGCCCAATGCCGAGGATGTGCGTAATGGCTTGATCGCCTACAAGATTGCAGCTCATGCTGCCGACATTGCCCGTCATCGTCCTAATGCTCGCGATCGCGATGATGAGCTATCAACTGCGCGTTACAACTTTGATTGGAATAAGCAGTTTGAGTTATCTCTCGATCCTGAACGCGCTAAGGAATACCATGATGAGACCTTGCCTGCGGATATTTATAAGACCGCGGAATTCTGCTCGATGTGTGGACCTAAGTTCTGTCCGATGCAAGAGAAGGTTGATGCAGAAGCAATTACTGAGCTTGAGAAGTTTTTGGCGAAAGAGCCTGTAACTACAGCTTAA